GGACCGGTGAATGACTCCCAGGTGGCCTTCGTCGAGTTACCCACGACCGGCAGCGATCTCCGCCTCTGACGCCATGCGCCCGAAGACTCGAACTCACACTCGTGAAGTCTGAAGAAGCCAGTCCATCCTGTCAATGGCAACCGAAAACTGCACACTTAACCGGAACCAACCGAAGAGCTTCAGATCTGCACTGACGCCCTTCTCGGAACTGTGCAGTTTTCGATTGCCAAGAAGAGCACGGCGCCGTCCTGGGTGACAGGCAGGTAGCCGATCTCGTCCACCACGAGCAAAGCGGGATGGGTGAGGACCCGCAGCCGACGGGAGAGATTACCGGCGGTCTTAGCGTCCATGAGCGATTCGATCAGTCCCGCCAGGGTACCGTAGTAGACGCGACGGCCGGACTCGGCGGCGACGACGGCCAGGCTGATGGCAAGATGCGTCTTCCCGACCCCTGCGGGCCGAGAAAATCGTGGATCTGGCCAGGCAGGAGCCACCGCTGACCAATCAGGCCGGGCCCTCGAAAGCATCATCCTGGTCTTCCTGGCCGTATCCGCCATGAGCGGAAGCACGATGCGGAAGTATGTACTGTGCTGACAGGAGGCGTTGGTGAGGGCAGTCTGCCGATCGAGTCGAACCGCGGCATTTATCGTCGCGCCCCGTACGCACCGAACGTGTCGCCTCTCCTGAAGACCCCACCTACCTCGGCATGGTCCGTGCCGTAGAAGCGTCCGTCAACATGTCCCCAAATGTCGCGGTGGTGGAACGCGCCGCTTGTGTCTACGGACAGATCCCACCATTTCAAGTCGAACGTCGACATGTGGGTATCCAGGGTCTCCACGTTGGTGAACAACACATCCAGATCGTTGCGGCCGACATCGTACACCAGGGTCGCATCTCCGCGAATCACGTGATCGTTTCCGCTACTGTCCCTTTCCCCACCTATCATCAGGCCCCGCCAGGTAGCGTTGCTGGAGGGCCTTGAGCCGGTGTCGTTGCCCACGGACGCGCCGTAGCCGAGGGAAAGCCCGTCAACGGGTACACCCGTCGGCAAAGTCCCGCTCCTGATGGTCTCAAAATACATGACGAAAACATTGTGGCGGAGCCACGCCCCATAGCTTCTGGAATCGGATGGAAAGCCAAGGAACTCACCTTCTCCTTGGCCTTGAACAAGGAAGACCCCGTCCTTATCACCCACCCCGGAGTAGTTCAGACCCACTCCTGAGTAGTTCAGCTTGGCGTCAAGGCCGAGATCCCGGGTGTCGCTGATATCCCAACCCCACCCGAGGCCGCCCCCGGCATCTGTGTCGCAGTACGTCGCGCTGAAGCAAATGGTGGGAATGGAGACCCCGACGTGATCGCTGACGAGAATCGAATCTGCAACGGTCAACACCCGGTCCACCGCGGGACGGATGATCGAATCGGAAAAAGTAGGCCGTTGAATGCCCGGGATCGGATCGGGATCAACTGGGGGGAGTGTGGGGTTGGGGCCCCTCTGCTCACCACCGCCGCACGCTACAAGAAACAGAACCAGTACAAGCGACCAATTGGACTTCATCATGGGCACGCCTTTCTTAGGCTACCTGCAGGTCCGTGGATGGGCACCCCCAGGGGCTGTTCTTCAAGAAAACTCTACATTTCAGGAAGGTGATCAATAGCGGTCGTTCGTGTCGAGTTCCGGCGGTTTGACGTTAACGGCCGAAAACGTGTTCATACATCAGGCGTACTGAAATGGCGTGATTCCCGGCGAACTCACGCAACAAAGCTTTTGTGGGCCATCGCTCGTCAGAAAACGTCCTTTGCCGGAACCAGAAACCCTCGGTTCTTTCCTATCACCCCATCTTCCAAATCCGAATCATAACAATTGTTCAGAGGTGGCCCAACATACGAAGGTGTGTCTCCTTTTGTCAAGGGAGCGAATGGCCCTTTCTGGTTCTGGCGGAGTGACACCTGTCAC
Above is a window of Deltaproteobacteria bacterium DNA encoding:
- a CDS encoding ATP-binding protein, with the translated sequence MMLSRARPDWSAVAPAWPDPRFSRPAGVGKTHLAISLAVVAAESGRRVYYGTLAGLIESLMDAKTAGNLSRRLRVLTHPALLVVDEIGYLPVTQDGAVLFLAIENCTVPRRASVQI